One Acidobacteriota bacterium DNA window includes the following coding sequences:
- the istB gene encoding IS21-like element helper ATPase IstB, with protein sequence MKLQAIERNMEMLKLVHTRGCVAELLEEASREKRGPLEFFDRLLAMEVEAREERRIAASLKVSGLPRGMRLESFDYLFQPAVEKARVEFLGTSDYIRRAENVLLFGPPGVRKSHLAVGLGVRAVEHGFSVIYYTVEELLQQLKRRAEIPVAKQRGRAYVKCSLVVVDELGYQTLDRTETHLFFQFISVRYMKGSTIITSNRSVKDWVQIFAGDEMAATAILDRLFHKAHIFNIDGHSYRLKDFNQALKGAPLE encoded by the coding sequence ATGAAGCTTCAGGCGATCGAGCGGAACATGGAGATGCTGAAGCTGGTGCATACCCGGGGCTGTGTGGCCGAGCTTCTCGAGGAGGCCTCGCGGGAGAAGCGCGGCCCCTTGGAGTTTTTCGACAGGCTCCTGGCGATGGAGGTGGAAGCCAGGGAAGAGCGACGCATCGCCGCCTCGCTCAAGGTCTCGGGCCTGCCGCGGGGGATGCGCCTCGAGTCGTTCGACTATCTCTTCCAGCCGGCAGTCGAGAAGGCCCGAGTGGAGTTCCTGGGGACGAGCGACTATATCCGGCGGGCGGAGAACGTCCTGCTGTTCGGGCCGCCGGGCGTGCGCAAGTCGCATCTGGCGGTCGGGCTGGGCGTCCGGGCCGTCGAGCACGGCTTCAGCGTCATCTACTACACCGTCGAGGAACTTCTCCAGCAGCTGAAGCGCCGAGCCGAGATCCCCGTGGCCAAGCAGCGGGGTCGGGCCTATGTTAAGTGCAGCCTGGTCGTGGTCGACGAGCTCGGCTATCAGACGCTCGACCGGACGGAAACGCATCTGTTCTTCCAGTTCATCTCGGTCCGGTACATGAAGGGCTCGACGATCATCACCTCGAACCGCTCGGTCAAGGACTGGGTCCAGATCTTCGCCGGTGACGAGATGGCCGCGACCGCCATCCTGGACCGCCTCTTCCACAAGGCCCACATCTTCAACATCGACGGGCACAGCTACCGGCTGAAGGACTTCAACCAGGCTTTGAAGGGAGCGCCCCTGGAATGA
- a CDS encoding IS110 family transposase, producing MNRYFGCDAHKRYSIFTSVDETGNVGPYVRVENQRSLFRGYLKEIPPRSQIAVETVGNWYWMVDEMEQAGHIPLLTNAGKAKAMMGQINKTDKLDAKGLALLLRNGTLPSIWIPPGELRDQRELPRTRMTLVRIRTMLKNRIHATLSKYAIEIDEVCDVFGVTGRRLLGERIRELPPQTHHSVEKQLELLDDVEDQIKESERQIKAVVQETPAIQLLMSLPGVGMILAIVIAMEVGDVARFCGPDRLASYAGTVPRVKASGGKVFLGRVRPDVNRYLKWAYIEAANTIVLFHKRWTGRHVISLYMRLREKRGHAKAVRRRGQTSRRSDLLGPEKRRVL from the coding sequence ATGAACCGGTACTTTGGGTGTGATGCCCACAAGAGGTATTCGATTTTCACTTCTGTTGACGAGACTGGCAATGTCGGGCCGTACGTTAGAGTTGAGAACCAACGGTCTTTGTTTCGCGGGTATCTTAAGGAGATCCCGCCACGGTCTCAGATCGCTGTGGAGACCGTGGGCAACTGGTATTGGATGGTGGATGAGATGGAACAAGCCGGCCATATCCCGTTGCTGACGAACGCGGGGAAGGCCAAGGCCATGATGGGGCAGATCAACAAGACCGATAAGCTCGATGCTAAGGGACTGGCTCTCTTGCTCCGGAATGGGACGCTTCCTTCGATCTGGATCCCACCCGGAGAGCTCCGCGACCAACGGGAACTGCCTCGGACGAGGATGACGCTCGTTCGGATACGGACGATGCTCAAGAACAGGATTCATGCAACCCTGTCCAAGTATGCGATTGAGATCGATGAGGTCTGTGATGTGTTCGGGGTTACCGGACGCAGGCTCTTAGGGGAACGGATTCGGGAGCTTCCTCCCCAGACCCATCACTCCGTTGAGAAGCAGCTCGAGCTTCTCGATGATGTCGAAGACCAGATTAAAGAGAGCGAACGACAGATCAAAGCGGTTGTTCAAGAGACTCCGGCGATCCAGCTTCTCATGTCGCTTCCCGGTGTGGGGATGATCTTGGCCATCGTGATCGCTATGGAAGTCGGAGATGTGGCCAGGTTTTGCGGGCCCGATAGGCTGGCCAGTTATGCCGGCACAGTCCCGCGAGTTAAAGCAAGCGGGGGTAAGGTCTTCCTCGGCCGGGTGAGACCCGACGTCAATCGTTATCTCAAGTGGGCCTATATCGAGGCGGCTAACACCATCGTCCTCTTCCACAAGCGTTGGACCGGCCGCCACGTCATCAGCCTTTATATGAGACTTCGGGAAAAGAGAGGCCATGCCAAGGCTGTTCGTCGCCGTGGCCAGACATCTCGCCGAAGCGACCTACTGGGTCCTGAAAAAAGGAGAGTCCTATAG